From one Alicyclobacillus acidocaldarius subsp. acidocaldarius Tc-4-1 genomic stretch:
- a CDS encoding 5-oxoprolinase subunit C family protein translates to MTALARTHEPGIARVRVLAPGLFTTIQDGGRPHHRHLGVPLGGALDVLSFRAANRLVGNGEDVAVIEVTGAGPKLLFEAPAAVALCGADFLAYVDGEPLPVQRPVWLGGGAILEIRQVRRGFRGYLAIRGGFLAEEALGSRSALPRYGVGKVLAAGDELAYQSGAATPPSGFRAIAPRAAVAPFQVGEWLDQIEDEIVILRVVRGEQADWFDEGARRAFFDRTWRVAPRSDRMGLRLHGEPLRAPTRQLASEPVVPGSVQVPPDGLPIVLMRECQTTGGYPKFATVISADLDKLAHLRPGSSVRFVEVSFEEAFRLRRVHDRLARVWLRCVAERAQQAWGSEGGD, encoded by the coding sequence ATGACCGCTTTGGCGCGTACACATGAGCCAGGTATCGCGCGCGTGCGCGTGTTGGCGCCGGGGCTCTTTACGACCATACAGGACGGCGGGCGCCCGCATCACCGCCACCTGGGTGTGCCGCTTGGGGGTGCACTCGACGTGTTGTCGTTCCGCGCGGCCAACCGTCTAGTGGGAAATGGCGAGGACGTCGCGGTGATCGAGGTGACTGGCGCGGGTCCGAAGCTGCTCTTTGAGGCGCCGGCCGCCGTGGCGCTCTGTGGAGCGGACTTCCTGGCGTATGTGGATGGCGAGCCACTGCCCGTGCAGCGCCCGGTCTGGCTCGGAGGCGGCGCGATACTCGAGATTCGACAGGTGCGGCGCGGTTTTCGCGGCTATTTGGCCATCCGCGGCGGCTTTCTCGCGGAAGAGGCGCTCGGCAGCAGGAGCGCGCTGCCCCGCTACGGTGTTGGCAAGGTCCTCGCTGCGGGAGACGAGTTGGCCTATCAGTCTGGGGCTGCGACGCCGCCCTCGGGTTTCCGCGCCATTGCTCCCCGCGCGGCCGTCGCGCCGTTCCAGGTCGGCGAGTGGCTGGATCAGATCGAGGACGAGATCGTCATCCTGCGCGTGGTGCGCGGCGAGCAGGCGGATTGGTTCGACGAAGGTGCGCGGCGGGCTTTCTTCGACCGCACGTGGCGGGTGGCGCCACGGTCGGATCGCATGGGGCTCAGGCTTCACGGCGAGCCGCTTCGCGCGCCCACCCGTCAGCTCGCGAGCGAGCCCGTCGTGCCGGGCAGCGTCCAGGTGCCGCCGGACGGCCTCCCCATTGTGCTCATGCGGGAGTGCCAGACCACGGGCGGTTATCCCAAGTTTGCGACGGTCATCTCGGCCGATCTCGACAAATTGGCGCATCTTCGACCAGGAAGTTCGGTGCGCTTTGTGGAAGTGAGTTTCGAGGAAGCCTTCAGGCTGCGGCGCGTGCATGACCGACTTGCCCGCGTGTGGCTCCGGTGCGTCGCGGAGCGGGCACAGCAGGCGTGGGGCAGCGAAGGAGGGGACTGA
- the pxpB gene encoding 5-oxoprolinase subunit PxpB — protein sequence MIEDNVRLEFMGDQALLLRLPEDVPIETGEALDRLLSLRAALLRELEGADGIEDITIGYRSVAVYARFEDVAPEDLLARARRAIQGSGGAPVASTRPGAVVTLPVVYGGPSGPDLDEVAERAGLSPQDVIRLHQEAVYRVAMIGFAPGFAYLIGLPEPLHVPRRETPRSRVERGSVGIAGFQTGVYSFATPGGWQIIGRTPVALFDVRRPSPSLLAPGDEVRFQAVTEEEYHDRFGAYT from the coding sequence GTGATCGAAGACAATGTGCGACTGGAGTTCATGGGCGATCAGGCGCTTCTCCTGCGCTTGCCGGAGGACGTTCCTATCGAGACGGGCGAGGCGCTCGACAGGCTTCTGTCTTTGCGAGCGGCGCTTTTGCGAGAGCTCGAAGGCGCAGATGGAATTGAAGACATCACCATCGGCTACCGATCCGTCGCAGTTTACGCGCGCTTCGAAGACGTGGCACCCGAAGACTTGCTGGCGCGCGCCCGCCGCGCGATTCAGGGGTCAGGGGGCGCGCCCGTGGCTTCGACGAGGCCGGGCGCTGTCGTCACGCTGCCCGTGGTCTACGGCGGTCCCTCCGGCCCGGACCTCGACGAGGTGGCTGAACGCGCCGGACTTTCGCCGCAGGACGTGATCCGGCTGCACCAGGAGGCGGTCTACCGCGTGGCCATGATCGGCTTTGCGCCGGGGTTCGCCTATCTCATCGGCTTGCCGGAACCGCTCCACGTGCCGCGCCGCGAGACGCCCCGAAGCCGGGTGGAACGGGGATCGGTCGGGATTGCGGGCTTTCAGACGGGAGTGTATTCGTTCGCGACGCCTGGGGGTTGGCAGATCATCGGCCGCACGCCGGTCGCGCTGTTCGACGTGCGCCGTCCTTCGCCGAGCCTTCTTGCGCCAGGCGATGAGGTGCGGTTTCAAGCGGTGACGGAGGAGGAATACCATGACCGCTTTGGCGCGTACACATGA
- a CDS encoding glycosyltransferase family 2 protein: MQSGGEPRVTVVLAVYNRARELPLAIASVFAQTMPAWELLVVDDGSADDSLAIARRYLSDPRVRVLALGENVGLGNALQAALPHVRTPYFVTLDSDDWLAPTALADLMAAMDAGPADAVLASANAQHWREDRGRLVRDHVLRGRPFSDKFDFFRYGPYLVPRFYRTEAVLRVGGFERDPHGQGRFYEDKLILLKLAAIGRFLHVDRLLYHVRLHAANLTRPEERARLNAIKKAMYERIMREWGDPYEIVWATHPEGWLDVADLVPRTSAGAQDRRTH, from the coding sequence ATGCAGAGCGGGGGAGAGCCGCGCGTGACCGTGGTGCTCGCCGTGTACAACCGTGCGCGCGAACTGCCGCTGGCCATCGCCAGCGTGTTCGCCCAGACCATGCCGGCGTGGGAATTGCTCGTGGTCGACGATGGCTCGGCGGACGACTCGCTCGCAATTGCCCGGCGCTACCTTTCGGACCCTCGCGTGCGCGTGCTGGCGCTCGGCGAAAACGTGGGGCTGGGCAACGCGCTGCAGGCGGCCCTGCCGCACGTGCGTACGCCGTACTTCGTGACTCTAGACAGCGACGACTGGCTCGCGCCGACGGCCCTCGCCGACTTGATGGCCGCCATGGACGCAGGACCCGCAGATGCGGTGCTGGCGTCGGCCAACGCGCAGCACTGGCGAGAGGACCGCGGCCGCCTGGTGCGCGATCACGTCCTGCGCGGACGTCCATTTTCGGACAAGTTCGACTTCTTTCGCTACGGGCCGTATCTCGTTCCGCGCTTTTACCGCACGGAGGCCGTCCTGCGCGTCGGAGGTTTTGAGCGCGACCCGCACGGCCAAGGCCGCTTCTACGAGGACAAGCTCATCCTCCTCAAGCTCGCCGCCATCGGCCGATTCCTGCACGTGGATCGCCTGCTGTACCACGTCCGCCTGCACGCGGCGAATCTCACGCGGCCCGAGGAGCGGGCGCGACTCAACGCCATCAAGAAGGCGATGTACGAGCGGATCATGCGCGAATGGGGAGATCCGTACGAGATTGTGTGGGCAACGCATCCGGAGGGATGGCTGGACGTAGCCGATCTCGTCCCTCGCACGTCCGCCGGCGCTCAAGATCGGCGGACCCACTGA
- a CDS encoding DUF1934 domain-containing protein, whose translation MEPQEGVSWGCHVTWRRRARMNEGGRARYQTTRGEAKDARWLQTKGGHLLSFQDGEATYAVRMERDRVLMVRRGEVSLTQVFAAGKSQDLVLHAYGKELPVRAETRSVEVSVGEAGGRAHVLFDLIYADRVEQSVDLVFQWVRRS comes from the coding sequence TTGGAACCGCAGGAAGGCGTGTCCTGGGGCTGCCACGTTACCTGGCGCCGGCGCGCGCGCATGAATGAAGGCGGGCGGGCGCGGTATCAAACCACCCGCGGCGAGGCAAAGGACGCCCGTTGGCTTCAGACCAAGGGTGGCCACCTTCTCTCGTTCCAGGACGGCGAGGCGACGTACGCCGTGCGCATGGAGCGCGATCGCGTCCTCATGGTGCGCCGCGGCGAGGTTTCGCTCACGCAGGTCTTCGCCGCCGGCAAATCGCAGGACCTCGTCCTTCACGCCTACGGGAAGGAGCTGCCGGTCCGCGCCGAGACGCGGTCCGTCGAGGTGTCGGTGGGCGAGGCAGGCGGCCGAGCGCACGTGTTGTTCGACCTGATCTACGCAGACCGCGTGGAGCAGTCGGTCGATCTCGTCTTTCAGTGGGTCCGCCGATCTTGA
- the speB gene encoding agmatinase, with translation MTFSFDVEKPFPLAYSGNVFIGATEDFAAAKAVIYGMPMDWTVSFRAGARLGPARIREVSLGLEEYSPYLDRDLSEIAYFDAGDIPLPFGNPEESLERIYQYVSALYAADKLPIGLGGEHLVSWGSIRAAAERYPDLRVIHIDAHTDLRDHYEGEPLSHATVIKKVCDLIGPDRVYQFGIRSGTREEFRWAREHTHFAPFELAEPLLAVLPELHGKPVYITWDIDVFDPATAPGTGTAEHGGIFAPEAFRAITYMKALRVVGFDLVEVAPQIDPTEQTQILAAKIVREALLAFVR, from the coding sequence ATGACGTTCTCGTTTGATGTGGAGAAGCCTTTTCCGCTCGCCTACAGCGGCAATGTGTTCATCGGCGCCACGGAGGATTTCGCCGCCGCCAAGGCGGTCATCTACGGCATGCCCATGGACTGGACCGTGTCGTTTCGGGCCGGGGCGCGCTTAGGTCCCGCTCGCATCCGCGAAGTGAGCCTCGGGCTCGAGGAGTACAGCCCGTATCTCGATCGCGACCTGAGCGAGATCGCCTATTTTGACGCGGGGGACATTCCGCTTCCGTTCGGCAATCCGGAGGAGAGCCTGGAACGTATCTATCAGTACGTGTCGGCGCTCTACGCCGCGGACAAGCTGCCGATAGGCCTCGGCGGTGAGCACCTGGTCTCGTGGGGATCCATCCGCGCGGCGGCGGAGCGCTACCCGGATCTGCGCGTCATCCACATCGACGCACACACCGATCTGCGCGATCACTACGAGGGCGAACCGCTCTCTCACGCCACCGTCATTAAGAAGGTGTGCGATCTCATCGGGCCGGATCGCGTGTACCAGTTCGGCATCCGCAGCGGCACGCGCGAGGAGTTCCGCTGGGCGCGCGAGCACACTCACTTCGCGCCGTTTGAGCTCGCCGAACCGCTCCTCGCCGTGCTGCCGGAGTTGCACGGGAAGCCGGTGTACATCACCTGGGACATCGACGTGTTCGATCCGGCCACGGCTCCGGGCACGGGCACGGCGGAGCACGGCGGCATCTTTGCGCCCGAGGCGTTCCGCGCCATCACGTACATGAAGGCTCTGCGCGTCGTCGGCTTCGATCTCGTCGAGGTGGCGCCTCAGATCGATCCGACGGAGCAGACGCAGATCCTCGCGGCGAAAATCGTGCGCGAGGCCCTGCTCGCGTTTGTGCGGTGA
- the speE gene encoding polyamine aminopropyltransferase, whose amino-acid sequence MSVAQTNLWFTELQNDNLTIGLRIEKTIHSEKTEYQQLDVYKTVQYGNLLVLDGCIMTTDKDEFVYHEMLAHVPLNTHPNPKSVLVVGGGDGGIIREVIKHPSVERAVLAEIDGRVVEASKKYFPHIASGLSDPRVDVQIVDGIRYVEEHPNEFDVILIDSTDPVGPAVGLFQRPFYESVFRALKEDGLMAAQTESPFINQDLIRQVYGDVRATFPIVKLYLAYVPTYPTGMWSFTLGSKKYRPQDVREVRVHDTKYYNRDIHHASLVLPNFVKELVGE is encoded by the coding sequence ATGAGCGTGGCACAGACCAATCTGTGGTTTACCGAGCTTCAGAACGACAACCTGACGATTGGCTTGCGGATAGAGAAGACCATTCACAGCGAGAAGACGGAGTACCAACAGCTCGACGTGTACAAGACGGTCCAGTACGGCAATCTGCTCGTGCTCGACGGCTGCATCATGACGACGGACAAGGACGAGTTTGTGTACCACGAGATGCTAGCGCACGTGCCGCTCAACACGCATCCGAATCCGAAGAGCGTGCTTGTCGTGGGCGGAGGCGACGGCGGCATCATCCGCGAGGTCATCAAGCACCCGTCCGTCGAGCGCGCGGTGCTCGCCGAGATCGACGGGCGCGTGGTGGAGGCATCCAAGAAATACTTCCCGCACATTGCCTCGGGCCTCTCGGATCCGCGCGTCGACGTGCAGATTGTGGACGGCATCCGCTACGTGGAGGAGCATCCGAACGAGTTCGACGTCATCCTCATCGATTCCACGGATCCGGTGGGGCCAGCGGTCGGGCTCTTCCAGCGCCCGTTCTATGAGTCCGTGTTCCGAGCGCTGAAGGAGGACGGACTCATGGCGGCGCAGACCGAGTCGCCGTTCATCAACCAGGACCTCATCCGCCAGGTGTACGGCGACGTGCGGGCGACGTTCCCCATCGTGAAGCTGTACCTCGCGTACGTGCCCACGTATCCGACGGGCATGTGGAGCTTCACGCTCGGCAGCAAGAAGTATCGCCCGCAAGACGTCCGCGAGGTGCGGGTGCACGACACGAAGTATTACAACCGCGACATCCACCACGCGTCGCTCGTCCTGCCGAACTTTGTGAAGGAGCTCGTCGGCGAATGA
- a CDS encoding acyl-CoA dehydrogenase family protein, translating to MEQVQVPGGEFLVHSADPADVYTPEEFTEEHRMIRKTARDFVEREVWPQQDAIEAEDFDLVVQLLKRAGDLGLLAHSVPEAYGGLGLDKISMGIVGEVVGMTGAYGVAHSNHTCIATLPITYFASEAVKQRVLPKMASGEYLGAYCLTEPTAGSDALAAKTVARLREDGTHYLISGTKQFITNAGFADTFVVYAKIDGEHFTAFLVEKSFPGISLGPEEKKMGIHGSSTRQVIFDECPVPAENVIGEVGRGHAVALGVLNLGRFNLGAGNVGGAKRALAVAARYAAERRQFGRAIAEFPSTQAKLASVAARIYAAESLVYRTAAMLEDALAPLYGDLPTREKEARLREHAIECAICKVHGSETLWKAADEAVQIHGGYGYIREYHVERMLRDARIQRIFEGTNEINRLLIPTHFLRRVSRQPEMVSRLSAAVDALGKPLQVGGGQTAHERAAIEQMRALYLAGCALVADRFAGRLDAEQEVAMHLADLAISLYAAESALARAEKAASGAQAEVHAALASVAVDDEIQAAVQAAVALFAAIGNHAGVRERALDAIRNLTGLRDPDGIAKRRKLARTVVEQGGYPID from the coding sequence ATGGAACAGGTTCAGGTGCCAGGCGGGGAATTTTTGGTGCACTCGGCCGATCCGGCGGACGTCTACACGCCGGAGGAGTTTACCGAAGAGCACCGCATGATTCGGAAAACCGCGCGCGACTTCGTGGAGCGGGAGGTCTGGCCTCAACAGGATGCTATCGAGGCCGAGGATTTCGACCTCGTGGTCCAGCTTTTGAAGCGGGCGGGCGATCTCGGCCTTCTCGCGCACAGCGTGCCGGAGGCGTACGGGGGCCTTGGGCTCGACAAGATTTCCATGGGCATCGTGGGCGAGGTGGTCGGCATGACGGGTGCGTACGGTGTGGCGCACTCCAACCACACCTGCATCGCGACGCTGCCCATCACGTACTTCGCCAGTGAGGCCGTTAAGCAGCGCGTGCTGCCGAAGATGGCGAGCGGGGAATATCTCGGCGCCTACTGCCTGACCGAGCCCACGGCCGGATCGGACGCGCTCGCGGCGAAGACGGTGGCGCGGCTCCGTGAAGACGGCACGCACTACCTCATTTCGGGAACGAAACAGTTCATCACGAACGCGGGGTTTGCGGACACGTTCGTCGTGTACGCGAAGATCGATGGCGAACATTTTACCGCGTTCCTCGTGGAGAAATCGTTCCCGGGCATTTCCCTGGGGCCCGAGGAAAAGAAGATGGGGATTCACGGATCGTCCACGCGCCAGGTGATCTTCGACGAGTGCCCGGTGCCGGCGGAAAACGTGATTGGCGAAGTGGGCCGAGGGCACGCGGTGGCGCTTGGCGTGTTGAATCTCGGCCGGTTCAATCTGGGCGCGGGCAACGTGGGCGGTGCGAAGCGGGCGCTGGCGGTGGCGGCGCGCTACGCGGCGGAACGGCGCCAGTTCGGCCGGGCCATCGCCGAGTTTCCCTCGACACAGGCGAAGCTCGCGTCCGTGGCGGCGCGGATTTACGCGGCCGAATCGCTCGTCTACCGAACCGCGGCGATGCTCGAAGATGCGCTGGCGCCGCTCTACGGCGACCTGCCAACGCGCGAGAAGGAAGCGCGGCTGCGCGAGCACGCCATCGAGTGTGCCATCTGCAAGGTGCACGGTTCCGAGACGCTGTGGAAGGCCGCCGACGAGGCGGTGCAGATCCACGGTGGATACGGCTACATTCGCGAATATCACGTCGAGCGGATGCTCCGCGACGCGCGCATTCAGCGCATCTTCGAGGGAACAAACGAGATCAACCGACTGCTTATCCCGACGCACTTCCTGCGCCGCGTGAGCCGTCAACCCGAGATGGTCTCCCGCTTGTCCGCGGCGGTGGACGCGCTGGGCAAGCCGCTGCAGGTGGGCGGTGGCCAGACGGCCCACGAGCGCGCGGCCATCGAGCAGATGCGCGCGCTGTACCTCGCCGGCTGCGCCCTGGTGGCGGATCGGTTCGCGGGCAGGCTCGACGCAGAACAAGAGGTCGCGATGCATTTGGCCGATCTCGCCATTTCGCTCTACGCCGCGGAGAGCGCGCTGGCGCGCGCGGAAAAGGCGGCGTCTGGGGCACAGGCCGAGGTGCATGCCGCGCTGGCCAGCGTCGCGGTGGACGACGAGATCCAGGCGGCGGTACAGGCTGCGGTCGCGCTCTTCGCCGCCATTGGCAATCACGCGGGTGTGCGGGAGCGGGCGCTCGACGCCATCCGCAATCTCACGGGACTGCGCGATCCGGACGGGATCGCGAAACGGCGCAAGTTGGCGCGCACAGTGGTGGAACAAGGCGGGTATCCCATCGATTGA
- a CDS encoding NADPH:quinone oxidoreductase family protein: MKAWVVRELGHHRDVLRLEEIPNPAMQPASARIRVEAAALNFLDLLVCQGQYQEKPPLPFTPGVEVCGVIEEVAPGSAFQAGDRVIALPQLPHGGLAEQVVVPLAQVHRVPEGATPAEAAAMFVTYHTAYYALHRLARIQAGEVLLVHAGAGGVGSAAIQLGKAAGARVIATAGGPEKVETCRQLGADEAVDYRSGDFVDAVKAFTSGRGADVIFDPVGGDVFDQSRRCIAFEGRLIVIGFASGRIPQAPMNHALVKNYSLVGVHWGLFHRLYPDVVREMHEELIQLYEAGRIRPLVRHVYPFEDVISAMDALGGRQTVGKVIVSVS, encoded by the coding sequence GTGAAAGCGTGGGTCGTGCGAGAATTGGGGCACCACCGCGATGTGCTGCGCCTTGAAGAGATTCCTAATCCCGCGATGCAGCCCGCGAGCGCGCGCATCCGCGTCGAAGCGGCGGCGCTCAACTTTCTGGACCTGCTGGTCTGCCAGGGGCAGTATCAGGAGAAGCCGCCTCTGCCCTTCACGCCCGGCGTCGAGGTGTGCGGGGTGATCGAGGAGGTGGCACCGGGCTCGGCGTTTCAGGCGGGCGATCGCGTCATTGCCCTGCCGCAGCTGCCGCACGGCGGCCTGGCGGAGCAGGTGGTGGTGCCGCTCGCGCAGGTGCACCGCGTGCCTGAGGGAGCGACTCCGGCGGAGGCCGCCGCGATGTTTGTCACCTATCACACGGCGTATTACGCGCTCCATCGCCTGGCGCGGATCCAAGCCGGCGAGGTCTTGTTGGTGCATGCGGGTGCGGGCGGGGTCGGATCGGCGGCGATTCAACTCGGCAAAGCCGCAGGCGCGCGCGTCATCGCGACGGCGGGCGGGCCGGAAAAGGTGGAGACGTGCCGCCAGCTTGGCGCGGACGAGGCCGTCGACTACCGCAGCGGAGATTTTGTGGATGCGGTGAAAGCGTTCACATCAGGCCGCGGCGCGGACGTGATCTTCGATCCGGTGGGCGGAGACGTGTTCGACCAGTCGCGCAGGTGCATCGCGTTCGAGGGGCGGCTGATCGTCATTGGGTTTGCGAGCGGGCGCATCCCGCAGGCACCCATGAACCACGCGCTCGTCAAGAACTACAGCCTCGTGGGTGTGCACTGGGGGCTGTTTCACCGCCTGTATCCGGACGTGGTCCGGGAGATGCACGAGGAGCTCATCCAGCTTTATGAGGCGGGGCGCATTCGTCCGCTGGTGCGGCATGTGTACCCCTTTGAGGACGTGATTTCCGCGATGGACGCGCTCGGCGGGCGGCAGACGGTCGGCAAGGTCATCGTGTCCGTGTCGTGA
- a CDS encoding transglycosylase domain-containing protein, with amino-acid sequence MPKPFLSDADSPIPRRARRSFARVAGMAFGAAFGAGFIGTSLVLVSLKLLPLPSTADTAPTELTSADGRPIALWSPAGQARSILPLGAFPRWLVQATLATEDANFYRDHAISVRSTLRAVAVNVRHGEIVQGGSTITQQLAKNLYLTQDRTLGRKLREAMLALQLELHEPKDWILDRYLNVVYYGHGAYGAPAASELYFGKPVQSLDLAESALLAGLPKGPTLYSPLDHPERAKARQKVVLERMVQTGYITQAEADAAYAEPLHIARHQPPTLQAPYFTDVAFHEAKRMARLTDGDLDAGYVRIHTTLDPLLQKAAERAIQSTLPKGSELQAALVALDPQTGAIRALVGGRDYRESPYNRALGKRQPGSTFKAFVYGAALMRGWTPAREVDSKLTTFIYGPSPKDEYTVHDYGDIYAGRPLTLREAIARSDNVYAVQTELAIGAQNVVDFAKKLGIQEEMKPYPSLALGVFPVTPVELAAAYAAFANGGYRVTPHTVESVDTPYGRTVHPLEKARVISPELAFQMTDLMQSVLAPGGTGYGARPYLHAPAAAKTGTTDTDAWMVGYTPRLVVAVWVGYDSGRPLTVQESHLAAPIWGKFMGTAQAHLPGPWYTPPSDLEAVRIDPLSGALATPQCGAAETDYFLPGTAPTATCPLHRPPVVPEPAPSRWWNWLRRLF; translated from the coding sequence ATGCCGAAACCGTTCCTTTCTGACGCCGATTCCCCGATTCCGCGCCGCGCACGGCGTTCCTTCGCCCGAGTCGCCGGCATGGCCTTTGGCGCCGCGTTTGGCGCCGGATTCATCGGCACTTCGCTCGTGCTCGTGAGCCTCAAACTGCTTCCTCTTCCGTCGACCGCAGACACCGCGCCGACCGAGCTGACGAGCGCGGACGGCCGCCCCATCGCGCTCTGGTCCCCAGCCGGACAAGCGCGCTCCATCCTGCCGCTCGGCGCCTTCCCTCGCTGGCTCGTCCAGGCCACGCTTGCCACGGAAGACGCCAATTTCTACCGCGATCACGCCATCAGCGTGCGCTCCACGCTCCGCGCCGTGGCGGTGAACGTGCGCCATGGCGAGATCGTCCAGGGCGGCTCCACCATCACGCAGCAACTCGCGAAAAACCTGTACCTCACCCAGGATCGCACGCTCGGCCGCAAGCTGCGCGAAGCCATGCTCGCCCTGCAGCTCGAGTTGCACGAGCCGAAGGACTGGATTCTGGACCGATACCTCAACGTCGTCTACTACGGGCACGGCGCGTACGGGGCCCCCGCGGCAAGCGAACTCTACTTTGGCAAACCCGTTCAATCGCTCGATCTCGCCGAGAGCGCCCTGCTCGCCGGCCTGCCCAAGGGCCCGACGCTGTACTCGCCGCTCGATCACCCCGAGCGCGCCAAGGCTCGCCAAAAGGTGGTGCTGGAGCGCATGGTGCAGACGGGTTACATCACCCAGGCCGAGGCCGACGCCGCGTACGCCGAGCCCTTGCACATCGCGCGCCACCAGCCGCCCACGCTTCAGGCGCCGTACTTCACCGACGTGGCGTTCCACGAGGCCAAGCGCATGGCCCGGCTCACGGACGGCGATCTCGACGCGGGCTACGTCCGCATTCACACGACGCTGGATCCGCTGCTGCAAAAGGCGGCGGAGCGCGCCATTCAGTCGACGCTGCCAAAGGGGAGCGAGCTCCAAGCCGCGCTCGTCGCCCTGGATCCGCAAACCGGCGCCATCCGCGCGCTGGTCGGCGGCCGAGACTACCGCGAGAGCCCGTACAACCGCGCGCTCGGCAAGCGGCAGCCGGGATCGACGTTCAAGGCGTTCGTCTACGGTGCTGCGCTCATGCGCGGTTGGACGCCCGCGCGCGAGGTGGACTCCAAGCTTACCACGTTCATCTACGGCCCGTCTCCCAAGGACGAGTACACGGTACACGACTACGGCGACATCTACGCCGGCCGCCCACTCACGCTGCGGGAAGCCATCGCCCGGTCAGACAACGTGTACGCCGTGCAGACGGAGCTCGCCATCGGAGCCCAAAACGTCGTGGATTTCGCCAAGAAGCTCGGGATTCAAGAGGAGATGAAGCCTTATCCCTCCCTTGCCCTCGGCGTGTTTCCCGTCACCCCGGTGGAATTGGCCGCAGCCTACGCGGCCTTCGCCAACGGCGGCTACAGGGTCACGCCACACACCGTCGAATCCGTCGACACGCCGTACGGCCGCACGGTCCATCCGCTCGAGAAGGCCCGCGTGATCTCGCCTGAGCTCGCGTTTCAGATGACCGATCTCATGCAAAGCGTGCTAGCACCCGGCGGAACGGGATATGGCGCTCGGCCGTACCTGCACGCCCCGGCCGCGGCGAAGACCGGGACAACGGATACAGACGCCTGGATGGTGGGTTACACGCCCCGGCTGGTGGTCGCGGTGTGGGTGGGTTACGACTCGGGCCGGCCGCTCACGGTGCAGGAGTCTCACCTCGCTGCGCCTATCTGGGGGAAGTTCATGGGGACGGCGCAGGCGCACCTGCCCGGGCCGTGGTACACGCCGCCGTCCGATCTCGAGGCCGTCCGGATCGACCCGCTGTCCGGCGCACTCGCTACGCCGCAGTGCGGCGCCGCGGAGACAGACTACTTCCTGCCTGGAACCGCCCCCACGGCCACGTGCCCGCTTCATCGGCCTCCGGTCGTGCCCGAACCCGCGCCGAGCCGATGGTGGAACTGGCTGCGGCGGCTCTTCTAG
- a CDS encoding pyridoxal phosphate-dependent aminotransferase — MEERLSRRVRTIRPSATMSVDSKTKQLIAKGQPVINMSVGEPDFQTPVPAAFAGIRAITNGQTRYTEAAGTLALRKAIAHKLQVENGLHYAPEQIVVSNGAKHTLYNIFVTILDEGDEVILPAPYWTSYPEQIRVAGGKPVVIECGPETGFKLTPDQLTAAITPRTKAVLLNNPCNPTGSVYHEEELKALGEVLRQHDIYVVLDEIYERLVYGVHHVSLVAVCPDLYDRALVVNGFSKAFAMTGWRLGYVAAPLDLAKAMASFQSHSTGSPATMSQIAGETALAHFDPGVIDVFRRRRDSLVAGLNSLEGVRCLMPEGAFYAFPDIRGVFGRRYEGQAIESSADYCELLLEHALVASVPGEAFGAPGYVRFSYAVRDEDVIEAVNRMREFHSKLTN; from the coding sequence GTGGAAGAGCGTCTGTCGAGACGAGTCAGAACCATCCGGCCGTCGGCGACCATGAGCGTCGACAGCAAGACCAAGCAACTCATCGCCAAGGGCCAGCCGGTGATCAACATGAGCGTCGGCGAACCGGACTTTCAAACACCGGTCCCCGCCGCCTTCGCGGGCATCCGCGCCATCACCAACGGGCAGACCCGCTACACCGAGGCCGCAGGCACACTGGCCCTGCGCAAGGCCATCGCGCATAAGCTTCAGGTCGAAAACGGCCTTCACTACGCGCCGGAGCAAATCGTGGTCTCGAACGGCGCGAAACACACGCTGTACAACATCTTCGTGACCATCCTCGACGAAGGGGACGAGGTGATTCTCCCCGCGCCGTACTGGACCTCGTATCCGGAGCAGATCCGCGTGGCGGGCGGAAAGCCCGTCGTGATCGAATGTGGGCCCGAGACGGGGTTCAAGCTCACGCCAGACCAACTCACTGCGGCCATCACGCCGCGCACGAAGGCGGTCCTGCTGAACAACCCGTGCAACCCCACCGGGTCCGTGTACCACGAGGAAGAGTTGAAAGCGCTCGGCGAAGTCCTCCGCCAGCACGACATCTACGTCGTCCTCGACGAGATTTACGAGCGCCTGGTCTACGGCGTGCATCACGTCAGCCTCGTGGCCGTCTGCCCCGATTTGTACGATCGCGCCCTCGTCGTGAACGGCTTTTCGAAGGCGTTCGCGATGACGGGGTGGCGCCTCGGCTACGTGGCCGCGCCGCTCGATCTCGCCAAGGCCATGGCGAGCTTCCAAAGCCACTCCACGGGCAGCCCGGCGACCATGTCGCAGATTGCGGGCGAAACGGCGCTTGCGCACTTCGATCCAGGCGTGATCGACGTGTTCCGCCGCCGACGTGATTCGCTCGTGGCGGGGCTCAACAGCCTCGAGGGCGTGCGCTGCCTCATGCCCGAAGGCGCGTTTTACGCGTTCCCCGATATCCGCGGCGTTTTCGGACGCCGCTATGAGGGCCAGGCCATCGAATCGAGCGCCGACTACTGCGAGCTGTTACTGGAGCACGCGCTCGTCGCGAGCGTGCCTGGCGAGGCGTTCGGTGCGCCGGGCTACGTCCGCTTCTCGTATGCGGTGCGCGATGAGGACGTGATCGAAGCCGTGAATCGCATGCGCGAATTTCACAGCAAGCTCACGAATTAA